A stretch of Streptobacillus canis DNA encodes these proteins:
- the clpX gene encoding ATP-dependent Clp protease ATP-binding subunit ClpX: MIDEKEFYCSFCGKSEEEVDTLFSNEDSTAFICNECIVNREMDIEEESLPYFDDFNLLKPKQIKEKLDEYIIGQEQAKKVLSVAVYNHFKRLSILDSENNDIEMQKSNILLIGPTGSGKTLLAQTLAKILNVPLAIADATTITEAGYVGDDVENVLLKLIKAADYDIELAQRGIIYIDEIDKIARKSENTSITRDVSGEGVQQALLKIVEGTVSSVPPQGGRKHPNQEMIEIDTTNILFIVGGAFEGLEAKIKRRLNKKQIGFGIDIDKNEELDDMTIFEHVLPEDIRKFGIIPELIGRLPVITALSELNKEALVSILTKPKNAITKQYKKYFELEDVDLIFEDDAIEEIAELALKRKIGARGLRSIIENTMLDLMYEIPSKHDVNEVRVTKEMILEKNELFIKSERGKN, from the coding sequence ATGATAGATGAAAAAGAATTTTATTGTTCGTTTTGTGGTAAAAGTGAAGAAGAGGTAGACACATTATTTTCAAATGAAGATTCTACTGCTTTTATTTGCAACGAATGTATTGTAAATAGGGAAATGGATATAGAAGAAGAATCACTTCCTTATTTTGACGATTTTAACTTATTAAAACCTAAACAAATTAAAGAAAAATTAGATGAATATATTATTGGTCAAGAACAAGCTAAAAAAGTATTATCTGTTGCAGTATATAATCATTTTAAAAGATTATCTATATTAGATAGTGAAAATAATGATATAGAAATGCAAAAATCAAACATTTTATTAATTGGACCAACTGGTTCAGGTAAAACTTTACTAGCTCAAACATTAGCTAAAATACTAAATGTACCATTAGCAATTGCTGATGCTACAACTATTACAGAAGCAGGATACGTTGGAGATGATGTAGAAAATGTACTTTTAAAATTAATAAAAGCTGCTGATTATGATATTGAACTTGCCCAAAGAGGAATAATATATATAGATGAAATTGATAAGATTGCAAGAAAGTCTGAAAATACTTCAATCACACGTGATGTTTCAGGTGAAGGTGTTCAACAAGCATTACTTAAAATAGTAGAAGGTACAGTTTCTTCAGTTCCTCCTCAAGGTGGAAGAAAACATCCAAATCAAGAAATGATAGAAATTGATACTACAAATATTTTATTTATTGTAGGTGGTGCATTTGAGGGACTTGAAGCAAAAATAAAGAGAAGATTAAATAAAAAACAAATTGGTTTTGGTATAGATATTGATAAAAATGAAGAATTAGATGATATGACAATATTTGAACATGTATTACCTGAAGATATTAGAAAATTTGGTATAATACCAGAATTAATAGGTAGATTACCTGTAATTACAGCTTTATCTGAATTAAATAAAGAAGCTTTAGTATCAATACTTACAAAACCAAAAAATGCAATAACTAAACAATATAAAAAATATTTTGAATTAGAAGATGTAGATTTAATTTTTGAAGACGATGCAATAGAAGAGATAGCTGAACTTGCATTAAAAAGAAAAATTGGGGCTAGAGGTTTAAGAAGCATTATTGAAAACACTATGCTTGATTTAATGTATGAAATTCCATCAAAACATGATGTGAATGAAGTTAGAGTTACAAAAGAAATGATACTTGAAAAAAATGAATTATTTATAAAAAGTGAAAGAGGGAAGAATTAA